From Camelina sativa cultivar DH55 chromosome 5, Cs, whole genome shotgun sequence:
TGTTGCCCGAAACCAGCTCGGATTATCAAATCCATCGATTCAATTTGAGAAATCGATGGTGAATTGTGATTTTAAAGAAATCgctttttctagggtttgtcGCGAGAGAGAAAGGGGAGAAAGGGTGAATtgtgattttagggatttctcGGTTTAGGggtttagttttctaatcaGGTTCTAATCGGGTTTTAATCGGGTTTTAATCGGGTTGAAATtaggtttaatttggtttgtaAACTTCGTCACTTGGTTCAACCTATCGCAATGGTGAAATAGATGGTAACTTCTATCTCATGGAGAtacaaacttaaattacatCTTTGGGGATATATAGGTGGAGAATAATTTCGGCAAAGACATCTGAGACGAGGATAAAGATCATGCTCTATCTGGTACGATATCATAGTTCCCATGGGGAACCAGGACGTTTTCTCCGGTTTTGTTAGCTCACCCTTTTACTTTGAGAAAttgttgacagaaaaaaaagataacatgtgtttattatatattttttttttccttttccaatttaactaaattaatattgatttaaaaaaaaaagatagcatTGTAATACTCTTTCTCATTTTGTATTCATATCTTTCACacaatttcataaaatttattaatcttcTATTGTAACCTACCCTCTCATTATTTTATCAATCAAAATTGTTTTAGTATTACaatacatgttttattattatataattttattcttccagatttagtaaaaaaattattggtttCCTTTAAAGCTAGCTTTGTAGTagggaaaagataaaaaaattttgattcataAAATAATGAGAGGGTAGGTTACAATAgaagattaataaattttaactaaattaataaattatattattttattatataaaacggATCGGatcatttcaaaataaatggCTCCATCCTTCAACTTATTCTCCGCTAGTCAAATAGCTTAACTAAGACTCATATGAAACTAACTATAAGAAGAAGTTGAATGTCCTTTCctaaatttcattttaagtATGATTTACgggtttagaaagaaaaaaatccttgGGTGAAATTTTATagttacattaaaaatttaataattatttagattaaaattctaataattattaatctaaataattagaatttttgtaaatttaggtGTTGTATGTAttagaatttaaaatattttctaaaattaattttcactattactaaattaattttagaaaatgtatttaaatattttctaaaattaattttagaaaatttatgtaaatttaggTGTTGACGAAGAAGCTGATACAATAcattaaagaaaacaacatgCCTATTGAAACCAGAGAACTGGAGACAATCGAAGAACCACACTTGTTGtgtgaaatcataatatttttgaaagaattGATAACTATGGATCTGTAGGTTTTTTCATCTTAATCGCCCTTCTCAAATGATAAGAAGAAGGAGTAATACACTATAATGGAGATCATGATCATTTATCATTATAATGGATCATATGTTAACAATTtgtcgtttgtttgttttttcaaaacatttatGAATAATTTCAGATTTGGtgaattatataaaatcattttgtgATATAATGTCCATTGGAATTTGATGATCAGTATAAGCATTTTCAGTAAGGAATCGGTACAATAATTGGAGCGGAGAAATCCATCTTTATAGCGAACTGCTTTTTATTTATCACTAggttttaacccgcggtacaccgcagggaaaatatatatatatatatatatatatatatatattcatattaaatttttataatttatgacaattttttttataatttataatttattatttcaattatattattagatattttggtgttatatatatatatatatatatataacaatgttattttttttttcagtttttgttgaGTATTAAAGTTATGTGATTAAACTTTTGGTCGTCCTATATTTAACccgtaaaacatatataatttattaaaaaaaattattgttgtttATTGAGTGAAACTAAACAATTAGAAGTATcaaatgatattaatatttctatttaaCTAATCATAGATCGGACTAATTTTAATTCTAACACGTTTAAACATTTGATCGGTGAGCTCTTAAAATAACTGTTATTTTGTATTGGTACGCTTTAAATAGTTATACAAATATATGATACAGAGAAATACTTTGAAAATCGgttgtatcatttaaatttgagagattatagcatctctaaagatagttttggagattttatgggttaaaactttaatagttagagttgtttttggaaaacgcgaaatgtatagatgttgttaaaattttatggtaataaaCGTAACAAATATTGATCAATTTAAGAAGTTTTAGTAATTGAGTTTATGTGCAatgttattttggaaatttttgaaggattaatgttgtaaataaaaatttaaataagcaaaactaaaaggacataacacaaaatgtacttaaaaaatgttaatatagatatgtaCTAACCCACACTGTGTGAAGGATAAATcggtttaaataaaatattatgagtaaaattattatttgaaatttaagattcacttgtataaaacaaaatctgtaagtaaatttttttcttttattcaaatttgcgtttattttctgtaaaatacgtttcacccttaaaatatttaaacttggaAAAAATTTTTAAGGTGatgtagaaagttttgatgtcttgttgtgtttctaaaaatcaaattcacatattttatgtttcaaataataattcatttatctttaaaaataaatatcactataccattaaatagataatgCAATATCTTTAAACtaattcatttaatttaaactaatttaagtttaaaaatgcaatgagaaaatgataaaagtgatagataaatgaataattttttttcatgtttgtgaaatgtatttacttttaataagtaaatgGGTCATGAAAATGattattaaatacattttcggatttaatagttgattaaatattttcattcttaaaaactaatagaaaaaaatattggctCATAAATCATACTCCCTCCTTTTttattacttgtcattctagaaGTTTTCACACGTattaagaaaacatagaaatatTCTATTATACACTTGTTTGACTATTAGAATTCtaaaagatttaattttttatttatttaataaggggcaattgagataattttatactaaaaatgATATTGGAAAGCGAAAACgacaactaaaatgaaacaaaaattaggcCTAGAATGACAAGTATTTTAAAACGGAAGGAGTAATATTTTAGtggcatatttatgtaaataacaatAAGAAGTAAGggcatttattaaaaaaggtaCAGGAGCTCTGTGAGCGCGACACCTCAGTTTTTTTGTGAGAAtgattctctattaatatataggagataagTAAATGggttatgaaaataataattaaataaattttcggatttaatagttgattaaattttttcatttttaaaaactaatagaaaaaaatactggcttataaattataatatttcagtgacatatttatgtaaataataataaaaaataagtgtatttattaaaaaaatgtacaaaaGCTCTGTGAGCGCGAcatctcaatttttttgtgagagtgattctctcttaatatataggggatgtgTCTGTGTGTGGCTAAGTCAACTAAAGTATAGTTTATTGCAATGTATGtaagcaaaaacaaatcaaacagagAAAATGAGATGGATGATTAatctcaacaacaaaacaactaagCCTCCCCCTTGGGTATGATTCTTGCTCAATGTCGCTTCTTTGGATAATTTTAGAGCTTTACTTGGTATGTTCCATGCTGTTCTGGTGTTCCAATCCAAAACATAGCTTCACAATGCTCTCTTCAACAATCATCTTTCTTGAGAAATCAGAAAAATCTTTAGCTAGAAATAAAGGACCGAGACCAAGGCTTGAGTTACTGTGACCCCGGAGACGCTAGTGTTGATGTCCCTTTTGGTCACAATTAGAATGTTTAGTTCGGTCAAgggagggtcgaagttctctttatTATATCGGTGCCGAGGCACTAAAGGACGGGCTACAACACAATGTAAACGAGTTGCAAACAAAGTAATCGACGGGCTGATAGCTCGTCAACTCTCCGAGCTATAGGCTTGAAAACGTTGACTTTTTCTTGGACGAGCTGAGCTCTGGTTCTTGCTGTACGAATTCTGCTGCCTTTTTCACGATCCCCTGAAATGCGGGCCGTACGCCtgtatttatagggaatcgtgtcggttcgtccatATAAAAGACCATAATACCCTCCCTTCCTTTGGAGATTTATCATGGGCTTTTTCCTGGGCCAGGCCTCTTGTTTGAGGTGTGGATCCACCCTCAACAGTAGTCCCCCCCCTCCACCTTTAGTTCGTAGTCTTTAGGCGAAGAATAATTGTGAAAAGATGAAAGGACGCTTTTCTGATTGGACAAACGAAGAGTCGCGCGTGAGAAAACGGTTTCCGATGCCCAGGGTCGAATCGTTGTGTGCGGTGCTTGACGCGCGTGAAATCCGGAAGTCGTATCGTCACCGAGCGCGTGTGGCAATGATGACGCTTCCAGATCCTTCCTTCTTCCCCTATAAATATCACTTCTCCCCTTGcctcattatcttcttctcgcGCTTTGGTGCTGTCATCGTCCAGGTATTCTCCCTTCTTCCTATCTCGTCGTTATTTTGCTTTTAGTGTCGCGCTTTCGTTATGGATTCTCCTCGATCCTCGTCGTCTAACTCTTCCGCCGCGAGTCACCTTCGACGAGCTACAACTTCTGAATCCGGCGACTCCGCGAGATCTGTCCGTCGTCGTACTCGTTCTCCAATTTCTTCTGACTCGTCTTCAACGGATTCAGACGCGGCTCAATTCGAGGAGCTGAAGCGTCGTCTTATTCCTGGGTCGGCGGCTCCAAGCTCGTCGGGGCTCCCTTGTAGGGTTCCGTCCCTGATAGACGAGCCCCTAAACGACGACCCATCGTCTCTTAATATGGACGACGTTCCTTTGCCGACCGTCAGTCGTTTCAACCACATGCCGCCGTCATCGATAAAAATTGACGCGGCGATTGATGCAGTTCGCATCGGGAAGTTAAAAATTGACGTGACGACTGACGCGGTTAGTGCCCAGATACTAAGCACTAGGCCAAAGATTTTGATTCCGGGATCTTTTCAACGTCACTGGGATGCACCTCCCGGTTTTATTTGTCTCTCGGAGAAATATTTCACCGAGTGCGGGCTCACCTTCCCTCTCCCATCCTTTTTGATGACGTATTTCGCTCGTCGAAAGGCGGCTATTTCCCAATTTGCCCCGTCAACTTTTCGAAATGCTGTCGGTCTTTCGATCATGGCCGAGGCTGCAAGGGTCACGCTTACTTGTGATCACTTTGAAGAGCTGACATGTCTGAATCCGTCGAGTCGGGAGAAGACGCCCGGTCTTTATTACGTAGCTTCGGCAAAGAAGACATCGCTCGTCGAGGGTGCCAAGGGCAAAACGTATAACTGGAAAGGCTCGTACTTCTTTTTGGAAGTTACTGCGGGGGTTTTGGAGGATCCGTCGATCCCttggttttctgggtggaaccctTCACCCGGTAGCCGATCCTTCTTGCTTAGTTATCTTCACTTGTATCTTTTGGCTTTACTTaaccccccctttttttttttgtagttgctATTCCGAGGTGTCTGCTTCCGTACCCTTCTTCTTTGCAAGCCGAGATAGACGCAATTAAGCTCCATTGCCCTTACGTGTGGCCGGGTACCGAAAAAGATCGTCCAAGGAAACCACCGGGTCTTCGAAGAAGAACAGGTAATCCTTATGTGACCGATCCAACTCTTATTTTTCTTCGAATTGTAGATTAATCCTGTTGTTTTGattagtttctcttttttttttttttagccgaGACGATGGGTAAAATGAATATGAGTGTTCCCAACGCGTCTGCTCGTTATCGCCGAGCGTCGGACTCGTCTTCCGTTCCCCGTCCAACTTCCCAGTTGGATGGTCGACGTGATCACTCGTCCTCCGGTGCTGGTTCGGCCGGGAAGGTCTCCTCTCGATCACGTCAGTCGTCTGACGCACCTCCGAGACATCAATCCCAGTCCCTTCCTTTAGTTCGTCGCTCGGAGGGGTCTGGTCGTGATACGGAGGGTGTAAAGGGTCCTCCGAAAAGAAAAGACGACGCTAGCCTGGAACGACCTGACCCGTCAAAAAAGCAAAGGACGTTGGATTTTGGCTGGGATTTCTCGCACACGTCCGAAGCTCGTCCTTTCCCGAACGACTCTTCAGCTTGCTCTGAACTTTTCTGGAGGATCCATTTTGGGCCTGGTCGTTTGCCTTCGGTTGATCAGATGAAGGAAGCGCATGCAGTTGCTGATGTGGCGCAAGCCTCCTTTGAggtgtgtttttgtttgctcTGTTCGTCGACTCGTTTTTGAAcctgtttttgtcttttcatctgttcttatcctttttttatttttagcttGTCGCCCGAATCAATCGCTTAACCTCGCGCTACGAGCGCCGCGTTCGCGATCAGGAGGACGACCGGTCAGGAGCGTCGTCCTACGCAGAGAAGATTGAACGCCTCGAGGCCCAACTAGGGGAGGCTGTTCGGTCCAACCAAAGGCTTAGTGACGAAGCGTCAAAGTTTGAGAGTCAACGGCGCAAGTGGATCTCGGAGCGGGACGACCTGAAGGCAAAGCTTGAGGCGTCGGATGCGGCCTACAACAGGATGCACCTTACTCTCAACTCGGAGACGAAGAGGCTCAGAGATCGGCGGGAGGATTTCGGCTACCACGAGAGAATTAAAGCCTTTAACGAAATGGCCGTGCGCGTTCAGAAATTGCTGGCCAAACATAAGAGGTACGCCGAGGCATTCAAAGCGTCGATGGAGA
This genomic window contains:
- the LOC104787407 gene encoding uncharacterized protein LOC104787407: MGKMNMSVPNASARYRRASDSSSVPRPTSQLDGRRDHSSSGAGSAGKVSSRSRQSSDAPPRHQSQSLPLVRRSEGSGRDTEGVKGPPKRKDDASLERPDPSKKQRTLDFGWDFSHTSEARPFPNDSSACSELFWRIHFGPGRLPSVDQMKEAHAVADVAQASFELVARINRLTSRYERRVRDQEDDRSGASSYAEKIERLEAQLGEAVRSNQRLSDEASKFESQRRKWISERDDLKAKLEASDAAYNRMHLTLNSETKRLRDRREDFGYHERIKAFNEMAVRVQKLLAKHKRYAEAFKASMEKFLEYNQAVGNVQMLETLVDEGQIAVLEEGLKDKVVAVMTQLKGEVDDLDLPDITEADFDVSRIYSEPLPPVPEWIASPLSGDAEGGDDVREEGEFGSGGPEGNVGEQAKGDDRPAGGIEEQTVDRPTEELPRPLTPGCESPTADPAS